In Myxococcales bacterium, the DNA window CGTCTGGGCCCACGCGAGCTTGAAGAGCGTGGAGCGCACCGACCGTGACGGCAAGAGCTTGCCATCCACGACCCACCCCACGTCGCTCATGCGCTTCAGGAACGAGCCACCGACCTCGCGGAGCTCCGGAGGCTCGACGCCCGTGCGTTCGTAGTCGTCGATCGCACGGAGGAAGATGTCGAGCTGGATCGCGCGGAGGAGCTCCACCTCGGCTGGGGCCGTCCCTCGGGCTCGCACGAGCGCGCGCTGTACGCCGTCGCGTGCGCGGAGCACGTCACCGTCGGTCGGGGGGGTCGGGCTCGCCTGGAGCGACAGGAAGTCTCGGATGGCCGAGCCGAGGAGGCGTGTGTCGTCCGAGAGGCCCTTCTTCGCGCGCGCGACGAGCTCGCCGTCGTGGCGCTCGACGTCGGCGAGCGAGCGGGCGTCGACGAGAGGGAGCGGCACTTCGCTGGGCGGGACCGCGCGCGGGAACACGAGCGCGGCGACGAGCACCGTGACCCCGACCGGCACGAGGGCGAGCGCGCGGCTCCCCCACGACGAGACACGCTTCGCGTCGGGAGCTCGTGAGCCCCCGAGCGAGAGGAGGCGCGCGACCTCGGCAGGGAGTGGTGCGCGATCCCGCGCCGGAGTACCTTTAGTTTTCGACACGTTGCGGGCCTTGTGGGAATTGGGGCGCCTTCGCCGATTCGCCCCATGGTACCATCATGGATACCGTGGTCGAACAACGCCGACATAACCGTGCCGAGCTGGACGTGCCTCTCACGTTCGTGGTCAAGGGGAAGACCGAATCGTACGATGGGCGCGCGCGCGACGTGAGCGTCGGCGGCATGTTCATCGAGACGACGACACCGGCGCCGTTCGGCTCCGAGGTCGTGATCTCGGTCCGCCTCCCTGGAGGAGGGGAGATGTCTCAGCTCCCTGCGCGGGTCCGCTGGGGCCGCGGAGGTGGCATGGGGGTGCAGTTCGGTTTGCTCGGCGCCAAAGAGACGCACCTCATCACCGAGCTCGCCCGCACGATCGACTGAGCGCGGCGTACACGCACGATGGCGATCCTGCGCGCTCGAATGGCCCTCGCCCTCGCGTTCGTCGCGGGGTGCTCCACGTCGCGGCCGAAACCTGGGGTCGAGCCGGTGGCATCGGCGCCCGCGCGGCCCGTGATTTCCGCGCCATCCGCCTCGAGCGTCGCTCTCGGGAGCACCGACGGTGGCGCCGACGGAGCCTCGGCCACCGTGATGACCGGGACGCCTGCTCCGCCTCTCGACCTCCCTCTCTCCAAACCGTGTGCCGTCGAGATCTCGGGCCGCGACGGGGGCGCGGGCGACGCATGCATCCCGCTCGAGCGCGTTCAGCCCGAGGGTCGCCCTCTCGACGTGTGCCTGTCGCGGACGTCGCGCCTCGCGTTCCGCTTCGACGCATCCGGGAGGATCGTCAGCTCGCCCGGAGCGACGTACACGTACGGCTCGGGTCGCGACGGCGTCCGTGTGTCGGGCGGGCGATCGACCAAGCTGACGTTCGACGCGAGCGGGCGCATCGTGAAAGAGGGCTCCGAAACCCTGCGCTACGACGCGAGCGGTCGGCTCGTGCGGAGAGAGGGCGCGAAGCGATTCCTCGCCTACACCTACGCACCCGACGATACCTACACCACCACCCACAACTACCCGGATCGCGACGAGTTTTGTGTGGCCGACCGGGTCGAGGTCCGGCGCGATCCGCGCGGTAGGGTCGCGCTCGATCGCTACGATCACTGCGGCATCAACGAGGTCCCGCGGACGCTCCACTACCACTACGGATCGAACGACGTGCTCGACGCGATCGACGTCGACGTCGAGTCCGACGGGACGATCGACGCGACCGTGAAGCTCCGCTACGCGTGCCCTTGAGCGAGCTCCGCTCGCGCAGAGAGGCCGAGGAGGATTCGTCGTCCTCTTCGGCGCTCGCGGTAGCTGCTTGCGCTCAGTAGTCGAACTTCACGGGGACCGTGAAGCTGCGCGGACCCTCGATGTGGCGTGCGAACGCGGCCTGGGCGGCGCACTCTTGGATCGGGGGCGACAGGGGCGGATCGAAGCGGGTCGAAGCGACCGAGCCGTCGGCGCGTACGTCGACCGTGAGCGTGCTCTCGACGCTGATCTTCACGCCGGTCTTCCCCGCGACCTGCGCGGCGCAGCGTTTCACGTCGACCTGGAGGGCCGTCTTCGCGGCTCCTTCGCTCAGCATGACGATGGGGGCGGCCGAGGCTGACGGCGTCGCGGGGGTCGACCCCTGGGCCGCGACGTGTTTCGAAGGGACGGCGTGCGAAGGGGATGCGCTCGCGTGTGGCGGAATGCCCGGGAGAGGGAGCGACGGCGAGCGACCATCGGCGACGGCCTCGAGCACCCACGCCGCGCGCACGCCCGCGTTCGAGACGACGGCCGCGGACGGGCTCGCTCCCGCCTCGAGCTCGACGTGCGCGGGCGCCACGATCTCTCGCCCCGTGGTGCGACCGTCGGAGGGGGCCCCGATCGCGATGACCCCTTCGGTGAGGTCGACCGTGATCTTGTTCCCTTGTTTGGCCACGCGGAGGTGCGTCCCGTGGACGGCGACGCGCGTCGTGCCGGCCGGGCCCGCGACGTCGACCGCGAAGGCCTCGCCGTCGCGGACCGGGGTCACGTCGGCCTCGACGGCGCCACGCTCGAGCGCGAGCACCAACGTCTCGCCGCCTTTGGCGACCTTGATGCGGGCGCCGGCGGCCTCGCCTGCCGGATCGAGCGCCCACATGGCACGGCGAGGCGTACCTTTGCCCACTCCACGTCGCTCGAACACCAGCGGTTGGTCGGCGACCTCGACGGTGTCGCCCACGACGAACCCCTCCGGATCCTCGCTGTCGGTGCGGAGATTTCCGCCCTTCGGGCCACCTTTCACCGTGAAGGCGATCGGCGCGGCCGTGGGCATCGGCGACGCTTCGGGGGCGACGGGGCGACCGAGCAAGAACGCCGCGCCTGCCGCGAGCGCGAGCGACGCGACGACACCGGCCGCGAGCTGTGACTTCCGCGACCGCTTCTCACGGGCGATTTCGGTCTCGAGGCGGAGGAGGAGCTTCTGCTCGGCGAGCGAAAAATCGCCCGCGGGAGGCACGTAGCCCGTGGTCTCGGATTTGGCTTCGGCGAGGAGACGCGTGAGAGGGGAGGGCCCCGCGTTCGCGAGCTCGGCGTCGAGGTCGATGTCCTCGGGGAGCTCGTCGTCGTCGTCCGTGTCGTCGATCATGGTTCCTCCTCCCCCGAGCCGTTTCCGGCCTTCGAGAAGGTCGTTCCGAGAGAGGCGAGCGTGGGCTCGTCTTTCCACATCTGTTCGAGCTCGCGGCGGGCGTAGAAGAGGCGCGTGCGCACGGTGAGCACCGGCGCGCCGACGATCTCCGAGATCTCGGCCGGGGACATGCCCTCGAGCTCGTGGAGCACGAACACGTCGCGCTTTTTTTCGGCGAGGCGATCGAGGAGCCGACCGAACGCACGCATGCGCTCGCGGCGAGCGGCGTCCTCGTCGGGCAGGACCTGACCCTCGTCGGCGACGACGTCGGCGGGCGCCTCTTCGGCGTAGGTGGGGCGGCTCTTTGCGGCGCGCCGCTGCATCAGCACCACGTTCACCGTGACCCGGTGGAGCCACGTGGAGAACTTCGCCTGACCGCGGAAGTCCCGGAGGCTGCGGAACACCTGGATGAACACCTCTTGGACGACGTCGTCGAGGTCGCTCCGGGCGCCCATCATGCGGAAGACGAGCCGCTGCACGTCGGAGCGGTGCTTCGCGAAGATCTTCCGAAACGCCTCGGCGTTGCCGTTGGCGGCGTCTTGGAGGATCTTGGCCTCGTCGTCGCTCAAGAGGGCCTCCCCGCGCCGAAAAGGCACGACCGCGCCCAGGCCGAGGACGTCGGCGAGCGTCGGGGTCGGCGGACGAAGGGCAGCCTGCATCGTTCGAATACGATGCGACCTTTCAGCCGACCATTCACGGGGGGTACGTACGATTTCACCCCTGGTCGCGGCGCAGGCGCTTTTTGTTCGCCAGATCGTACACGTCGACCAGAACCACGAACACCACCAGCAAAAGCGCGACGAGGGCCATGCGTGCAGGCTGCACCCATCGCCCTCGACTGGCCCAATTTGTAGCAACGAATGCCCACGCGCGGTCGCGCGGTGGCGAACTTGCGCAAGGGTTTCAAGAGCTTAGCAGGGGCCATCGGCTCGGCGCCGTGACCTCCGAGGGATCCGCGGAGGTGGTCTTCCATGGTCGAAGGTGCCAAGCCGCCGATCCCCGCCCTTGAACGCCCGTGCGGGCTCGTCGCTCAGAAGAGGGTCTTCAGCTCGACCTTTTCGGCCTTCTTCAGCTCGAGGATCGTGTTCACGGCGCGGAGGATGCGCTGCTTCTGCGGGCCCGTGAGCGCCTTGCCGGCCATGGCCGCTTCGATCGCGCGGGGCGTGACGGGGCGACCCGAGCGGGGCTTCGCGGTCTGCTTCTTCTCGCCGCCCTCGGCCTTCTTGGCCTGGCGCTTCTCGAGGCGGATCTTGCGATCCTCGGGGCGGAGGGTCTCGAGCTTGTGCGACACGGACAGGATCCGCTGGACGTTGAGCTTCTTCTCGGTGATGAACGTGGCGAACTTGGACTCGGACATGGGATTTTCCTCGAGCGAAGGGCTCGGTGGGAGAGGCCCAGGACATCGGGCCGTCGTCCCCGCGCGAGCGCACGCGGAACGGCGCTTTTAGTCAAAGCGGATACGACACGCAAGGAGCGTCGGCGGAAGAGATCGCCTCGCTGAACGCGCGTTTATGGAATCAGTCGGTGGGGGCGTCCTTCTGGGCGTCGCTCGGGGCCCCGTCGTTCGGAGCGCCGCTGTCGGCTCCGGCCTCGACACACGTGACGAAACGAACCGCGAAAGAGCCGGCCCGGCACGAGGCGATCGCGGCGTTCGTCGAGGCGTCCGAGCAGGTCGGGTCTCCGTAGGTGCACGCGCCGCCGTCCTGGAAGCAGGCTCCGCACGGGGCGCCCTGCTCGGGCACGAGGGAGGGGCAGAGGTTCTTCGGCTCGGGGACCGGGGCGACCACCCACGCTCCGCCCCTGCACACCACGTAGGTGGCGCACGCACCGAAGGCGCACGTCGTCCCCTCGGGCTGCGTGCACGGCTCGCCTTGGACGGGGCTCGTCGGGGGGC includes these proteins:
- a CDS encoding PilZ domain-containing protein, coding for MDTVVEQRRHNRAELDVPLTFVVKGKTESYDGRARDVSVGGMFIETTTPAPFGSEVVISVRLPGGGEMSQLPARVRWGRGGGMGVQFGLLGAKETHLITELARTID
- a CDS encoding FecR domain-containing protein — encoded protein: MIDDTDDDDELPEDIDLDAELANAGPSPLTRLLAEAKSETTGYVPPAGDFSLAEQKLLLRLETEIAREKRSRKSQLAAGVVASLALAAGAAFLLGRPVAPEASPMPTAAPIAFTVKGGPKGGNLRTDSEDPEGFVVGDTVEVADQPLVFERRGVGKGTPRRAMWALDPAGEAAGARIKVAKGGETLVLALERGAVEADVTPVRDGEAFAVDVAGPAGTTRVAVHGTHLRVAKQGNKITVDLTEGVIAIGAPSDGRTTGREIVAPAHVELEAGASPSAAVVSNAGVRAAWVLEAVADGRSPSLPLPGIPPHASASPSHAVPSKHVAAQGSTPATPSASAAPIVMLSEGAAKTALQVDVKRCAAQVAGKTGVKISVESTLTVDVRADGSVASTRFDPPLSPPIQECAAQAAFARHIEGPRSFTVPVKFDY
- a CDS encoding RNA polymerase sigma factor, with protein sequence MQAALRPPTPTLADVLGLGAVVPFRRGEALLSDDEAKILQDAANGNAEAFRKIFAKHRSDVQRLVFRMMGARSDLDDVVQEVFIQVFRSLRDFRGQAKFSTWLHRVTVNVVLMQRRAAKSRPTYAEEAPADVVADEGQVLPDEDAARRERMRAFGRLLDRLAEKKRDVFVLHELEGMSPAEISEIVGAPVLTVRTRLFYARRELEQMWKDEPTLASLGTTFSKAGNGSGEEEP